The DNA window CACCAGCGGCAGCGCCGTCAGGCTGTGCAGATGCGCCAGCGCCGCGGGCGTATTTTCCAGCGCGATACAGTTGATGCCCACCGCCACCACCTGCGGGTTATCCGCCAGGGCGGCCATCACCTCGCGCAGCGGCGTGCCATCGCTGAGATGTTCGGCGTCGCGCAGCGTGAAGGAGTACCAGGCGCGGGCGCGGGGATACTCCTGCAGCAGGGCTGTCAGGGCCTGGATCTCGGCGAATGACGGCAGGGTTTCACAGGCCAGCAGGTCGGCGCCCGCATCCAGCAGCGCTTCGACGCGCGGGCGGTGGAAGGCCTGGAACTCTGCCGCACTGCGCTGATAATCGCCGCGATACTCCGAGCCGTCGGCGAGAAAGGCGCCATACGGCCCCACCGAACCGGCGACCAGCAGCGTGCCGGCGTGTGGATTCTCAGCGAGGTACGCCTCGCGCGCTTTGCGCGCCAGCTCGACGCTTTTGCCGATCAGCGCCCGGGACTGCGCATCATCCAGGCCGCGCGCGGCAAAGCCGGCGGGAGTGGCCTGATAGCTGGCGGTGATCGCCACCTGCGCTCCGGCGCGAAAGTAGTCGAGATGCACATCGCGGATCAGCTGCGGATTTTCCAGCAGCACTTTCGCCGACCACAGGCTGTCAGCCAGATCGCAGCCGCGGGCCTCCAGCTCGGTGGCCATGGCGCCGTCCAGCAGCACAAAAGGCTGGGCGGCAAGCAGGGCGGTAAACGGATTAGTCTGCGACATGTTGAGGCTCCTGAGTCATTTTCCGTGAACGAGTAAGATACCAGGCACCATAGCACAGGGCCACGAAGGGGATCCCGCACCACAGCGCAATTCTCTGGCTCGGGTCAAAAGCGAGGCCCACGCAGGCCACCAGGCACAGCACAAAGCCCAGAATCGGCACCACCGGATACCAGGGGGCGCGATACTGCAGATCGCTCAGCGCCTTACCCTGCTGCAGATGGCGGCGGCGGAACATAAAGTGCGAGGCGCAGATGCTCAACCACACCGCCACCACCGCAAAGCCGGAGATCGCCGACAGCGCCACAAACACCGTATCGGGCGCCACCACGCTGGAGAACAGCGCCAGCACGCCGCCCAGCATACTCACCGACAGCGCGGTCACCGGCACGCCCCGTTTATTGACTTTGGCAAAGCAGGCCGGCAGCGTCTTCTCGTTCGACAGCGACCACAGCATCCGCCCGGAAGCGTACAGGCCGGAGTTGGCCGCCGAGAGGATCGCCGTCAGGATCACGAAGTTGAAAATATCCGCCGCGTAAGGGATGCCCACCTTTTCAAACACCAGCACGAAGGGGCTTTTCTCCACCCCCGCCTGCTGCATTGGGATCAGCGCCGCCAGCACAAACACGGTGCCGATAAAGAAAATAATCAGCCGGGCGATGGTGGTGCGAATGGCGACCGGAATGACCTTATGCGGGTTTTCCGTCTCTCCGGCGGCAATGCCGATAAGCTCCGTCCCGGAGAAGGCGAAGTTCACCGCCACCATGGTCATCAGGATCGGCAGGCCGCCGTGCGGGAACCAGCCTTCGGCGGTGATATTGCGCAGGCCCGGCGCCGGGGAGCCATCCTGCATCGGAATGATGCCGAAAATGGCCGCGCCGCCGAGAATAATAAACGCGATGATGGTGATCACTTTCACCAGCGAGAACCAGAACTCGCCTTCGGCGAAGAAGCGGGTCGAAATGATGTTAAGGCCGAAAATCACCCCGCAGAACACCACGCACCAGATCCAGACCGGCACCTGCGGGAACCAGTACTGCATACAGAAGCCGGCGGCGGTGAAGCTCGAACCCAGCGCCACCGTCCACGTCAGCCAGTAGAGCCACGCCACGGTATAGCCCGTCGCCGGGCCAAGGTAGCGCGCCGCGTAAACGTGAAAGGCGCCGGTCTCCGGCATCGCCACCGACAGTTCGCCGAGGCACTGCATCACCAGCCAGACCACCAGGGCGCCAATCAGATACGCCAGCAGCGTTCCGGCCGCGCCGGTGGTGGAGATGATATAGCCGGTATTAAAGAACAGGCCGGTGCCAATCACGCCGCCGAGCGACAACATGATCAGATGGCGCGTTTTCATGGTGCGCTTCAGTTGCCCACCTTGTTGTTGTGTTGTGCTTTGCATTTTATTTTCTCACGCCAGCCCGCTTGCCCGGGCCATGATGCGTATAAACGTATAGACATCTAAACATCCAAAAGAAGAAGTGTTATACCGTGCCACCGCGGAAAAAGCAAAGCCGCTGCACCAGGTCGCGCGCCGACAGCGTGCAGCCTGCCCCATTTTTGCGCAGCGCCGGTGAGCGCGCCACGGGCTGGCGCCTCATCGCGGCGGACAACGTTCTGGCACTCTCTTTGCAGCCTGTCGTTCAGAACCTTTCTATCTGGCGAGGCAACACGTATGACAGAGCACACCACCACCTTAAAAAGAACGCTCGGCAGTTTTCGTTTATGGGGGATCGCCGTCGGACTGGTGATATCCGGGGAGTACTTCGGCTGGAGCTACGGCTGGTCGCAGGCGGGCACGATGGGGTTTATGGTCGTCGCCCTGGCGGTCGCCGCCATGTACTGCGCCTTTATTTTCAGCTTTACCGAGCTGACCACCGCCATCCCGCACGCTGGCGGCCCTTTCGCCTACGCCTACCGCGCCTTCGGGCCCACCGGCGGCTTTATCGCCGGTTTTGCCACCCTGATTGAATTCGTCTTCGCCCCGCCGGCCATCGCCATGGCCATCGGCGCCTACCTCAACGTGCAGTTTCCGGCGCTGGATCCGAAGTGGGTCGCCTGCGGCGCTTACGTGATCTTTATGACGCTCAATATCCTCGGCGTCGGCATCGCCGCCACCTTCGAGCTGATCGTCACCCTGCTGGCCATCTTCGAGCTGCTGGTGTTTATGGGCGTGGTCGCCCCCGGCTTCTCCTGGAGCCACTTCACCGCCAACGGCTGGGCGGGCGCGGAAAGCTTTAGCGGCCTGGCGCTGCCGGGGATGTTCGCCGCCATTCCGTTCGCCATCTGGTTCTTCCTCGCCATTGAGGGGGCTTCCATGGCCGCCGAAGAGGCCAAAGATCCGCAGCGCACCATTCCGCGCGCCCTGGGCGGCGGCATTCTGACGCTGACGGTGCTGGCGATCGGCGTGATGGTCTTCGCCGGCGGCGTCGGCGACTGGCGCGCGCTGTCCAATATCAACGACCCGCTGCCTCAGGCGATGAAGACGGTGGTGGGCAACGGCAGCGGCTGGCTGCATATGCTGGTGTGGCTGGGGCTGTTTGGCCTCGTCGCCTCCTTCCACGGCATCATTATGGGCTACTCGCGGCAGATCTACTCCCTCGCCCGCGCCGGCTATCTGCCCGCCGGGCTGGCCTCCCTCAACCGCCGCACCCGCACCCCGCATCTGGCGATCCTCGCCGGCGGCGTGGTGGGTATCGCCGCGATCTTCTCCGACTCGCTGATCACCATCAGCGGCATGCCGTTGACCGCCTGCATCGTCACCATGTCGGTATTTGGGGCTATTGTTATGTATATCACTTCCATGGCGGCGTTGTTCAAACTGCGCCGTAGCGAGCCGAAGCTGATCCGTCCGTTCCGCGCGCCGCTCTACCCGCTGGCGCCGGCCTTTGCCCTCGGCATGGCGGTGATCTGCCTGGTGGCGATGGTCTGGTATAACCTGCTGCTGGCGCTGATTTTCGCGGCGATGATGCTCGGCGGCTACCTGTGGTTCCGCAAAACCGCAGCGGCCCGTGAACGGGCGCCAGTGGATCCTCAACTGCGCACGGTCTCCTGAGGAGGCGGCATGTATAAAACCACGCTATCGGGCCAGGTATGGCGCTTTGATAGTCTGAAAACGCTGATGGCGAAAGCGTCGCCGGCCCGCTCCGGCGACGCCCTGGCGGGCGTTATCGCCCACTCGGCCGAAGAGCGGATGGCGGCGAAAATGACCCTCGCCGAGGTGCCGCTGACCGACATTCTCGACAACCCGCTTATCCCCTACGAGCAGGACGAAGTGACCCGCCTGATCCTCGACACCCATGATGCGCAGGGCTTTGCCGCCCTGCGTCACCTGACGGTCGGCGATTTCCGCGACTGGCTGCTGGACGATGCCACCGATACCGCCACGCTGCAGCGGGTCGCCCGCGCTATCACCCCGGAGATGGCGGCGGCGGTAAGCAAGCTGATGCGCAATCAGGATCTGATCCTCGCCGCCAGCAAGTGTCAGGTGGTGACGCGCTTTCGCAACACCATCGGCCTGCCCGGCCACCTCAGCGTGCGCCTGCAGCCCAATCATCCCACCGATGACCTGAAAGGCATCGCCGCCAGTATGCTCGACGGACTGCTGTACGGCGCCGGGGATGCGGTGATCGGCATCAACCCGGCCAGCGACAGCTTACCGGTGCTGGCGCAGCTGAACGTGATGCTGGACGATATTATCCAGCGCTTCGCCATTCCCACCCAGTCCTGCATTCTGACCCACGTCACCAATACGCTGCAGCTGATTGAGCGCGGCGCGCCGGTGGATCTGGTGTTTCAGTCGGTGGCGGGAACCGAAGCGGCCAACAGCGGCTTCGGCATCAACCTTGCCATGCTGCAGGAGGCCCGCGAGGCGGCCCTCAGCCTCGGTCGCGGCACCCTCGGCAACAATGTAATGTATTTTGAGACCGGCCAGGGGAGCTGCCTGTCGGCCAACGCCCACCACGGCGTCGACCAGCAGACCTGCGAGGCGCGGGCCTACGCCGTCGCCCGCCACTTTGAACCGCTGCTGGTCAATACGGTGGTCGGCTTTATCGGTCCGGAGTATCTCTACGACGGTAAGCAGATTATTCGCGCCGGGCTGGAGGATCACTTCTGCGGCAAGCTGATGGGTCTGCCGATCGGCTGCGACGTCTGCTATACCAACCACGCGGAAGCGGATCAGGATGATATGGACACCCTGCTGACCCTGCTGTGCGCCGCCGGGCTCACCTTCCTGATCGGCGTGCCAGGGGCGGACGATATCATGCTTAATTACCAGAGCACCTCGTTCCATGACGCGCTCTACGCCCGTCGTCTGCTGGGCTTAAAGCATGCCCCGGAGTTCGCCGACTGGCTGGCGAAGATGCAAATTATCGATCCGCACGGCGCGCTGCGGCTCACCGACGCCCGCCATCCGCTGCTGTCCGTTCTGCCGCAAGGAGCCCCCGTATGAACCGTCCCGACGCCTGGAACCCGCTGCGTGAATTTACCGATGCGCGGATCGCCCTGGGCCGCAGCGGCGCCAGCCTGCCGACCCGCGAAGTCCTTAACTTTGGTCTGGCCCACGCCAGAGCGCGGGACGCCATTCATCAGCCGTTCGCCAGCCAGCAGCTGGTGGCGCCGCTGGCGGCGCTCGGCCTCGACACCCTGACGGTGCACAGCGCCGCGCCGGACCGTCATACCTATCTGCGGCGCCCGGATCTCGGGCGGCAGCTCGCCGACGAGAGTCGCGCCGACCTCGCCGCCAGCGGCGTCCGCCCCGCCGACCTGCTGCTGGTGATCGGCGACGGCCTCTCTTCCTGGGCGGTCGAGCGTCAGGCGGTGCCGTTGATCCGCGCCCTGCTGCCCTGGCTGCAGACGCTGGGGATCGGCCTCGCGCCGGTGGTGTTGGCCCATCAGTCGCGGGTGGCGCTGGGGGATGATATTGGCGAAACCCTGAAAGCCCGCGCGGTGGCGATCCTGATTGGCGAACGACCGGGCCTCTCCTCGCCGGACAGCCTCGGCGTCTACCTCACCTGGCAGCCCCATCGGCAGCGGCTGGAGTCAGAGCGCAACTGTATCTCCAATATTCGCCCGGAAGGGCTGAGCCATGACGCCGCCGCCTTTAAACTGGCCTGGCTGCTGGAGCAGGCTTTTTTACGACGGCTTACCGGCGTGCGCCTGAAAGATGAAAGCGATAATCCGGCGCTGCATGGAAAAATAAAACCATTGACCCCTTTAAAATAATAAGTCACGCGAGCCGAAGAATAGATTTTTAATATTACCTGGCGCACCTGAATATTATATTCGGGTGCGCTGAAATCGCCCGGCGGCGCTTCGCTGGCGCGAGCCTGTGGAAACCGTTCAACCGGTTTATATTGCTTTTTTTCCAGGCCGGATAAGGCGCCAGTCGCCACCTGGGAAAATACGTTCAGCGTATCAAAAGCCGTGTTGTCACCAGCCTTATACCCTTGCCTGCAGGTAATAAGAATATTGCATGAGTAAAAACGAAACGGACGTTGTAAGGTAATTCAGCGCCTTAAAAATACCCGTCATACTTTAAGTTGCATGTGCGTTGGCTGCGTTCTCTCCCCCCAGTCACTGACTTCTGCAAGCGTCTGGGGACTCGCTCACATGCCGCCTTCATGCGACTCGAATTATTTAGGGTATATATCTCGTTATCTATTCAACATAACAGCCAATAATTCGCCAGATACGCTGGCGAATTATTCCTCAATGTTATGCAGTCATTGATGGTTAAAGATAAATAATCGACCGACGGAGAAATACCAATGAAATCGTTTTCCGGGAAAGCGTCTTTAATGGCCACGCTGGTAGCCGCGCTGGCCGGCGCGAGCAGCGCGCAGGCAGCGGAAATTAAAATCGGGGTGGTATTACCCCTGAGCGGCGCCCTCAGCGGCTATGGTCAGCCGTCGCAGAAAGGGCTGGACATTATTCAGACCATCACCCCGACGTTAAAAAATGGCGATACCATCAAGCTTATCGTTATCGATGATAAAAGCGACAAAGTCGAAGCGGCCAACGCCATGCAGCGGCTGGTCTCCAGCGATAAAGTGGATGCCGTGATCGGGGAAGTCACCTCCTCCAACACCCTGGCGATGACCAAGATCGCCGACGACAGCAAAACGCCGCTGGTCTCCTCCACCGCCACCAACGACCGCGTCACCCGCAACCATCCGTACGTCAGCCGGGTCTGCTTCTCGGACAGCTTCCAGGGGGTGGTCGGGGCCAATCTGGCCTCCCGCGATCTGAAAGCCAAAACCGCCGCCATCGTGTTTGACAGTAGCAACGATTACTCCGTCGGCCTGGCGAAAGCGTTCCGCACCCAGTTCCTGAAAAACGGCGGCACCATTCCCATCGAGGTACAGGCCCCGGGCGGCAGCAAGGACTTTAAAGCCCAGCTGGCGAGCGTCAAGGCGAAGAATGTCGACATGATTTATATGCCGATCTACTACACCGAAGGGGCGCTGATTGCCGTGCAGTCAAAACAGCTGGGGCTCAACAAACCGGTGGTGGGCGGCGACGGTCTGGCCGCAGATCAGGTCTTCTTCGATGTGGGTAAAGACGCGGTCAACGGCTATATGACCACCGATTACTACTCGCCGAACGCCAAAGAGCAGACCCCGGCCGGGGAAACCTTCATCAAAGCCTGGGAAGCCAAATACCAGCAGCCGACCCATACCTGGGGCGCTATGGCGGCGGACGCCTATAACGTTATCGTCAACGCCATGAACCAGTGCAGCGATCCCCACGATCGGGTCTGCGTGAATGAAAAAATCCGCGCCACCAAAGATTTCCAGGGCGTGACCGGCACGCTGACGTTACAGAACGGCGACGCCATTCGCAGCGCGGTCATCAACGAAGTGAAAGATGGCAAGCTGGCGTTTCGTACCGTGGTTAACCCTTAAGTTGTGACGAGGCTACAAAATGGACGGCGCCATTTTTCTCCAGCAAGTGGTCAATGGAATGAGTCTTGGGGGCATGTACGCCCTGATTGCCATCGGTTATACGATGGTTTATGGCGTGCTAAGGCTGATCAACTTCGCCCATGCGGACGTGATGATGGTCGGCGCGTTTAGTACGCTGTTTTTATTTTCTTCGGTTGGGCTACCCTTCGGGGTAGCCGTTTTCCTGACTCTCGGGCTGTGCGGCCTGTTTGGCATGCTGATTGACCGGGTCGCCTATCGTCCGCTGCGCCAGGCCTCGAAAATCTCCATGCTGATCACCGCCATCGGCGTCAGCTTCTTCCTCGAAAACCTGTTTAACGTGCTGTTTGGCGGCAGCTCGCGCTTCTTCTCCGCCCCTGACTTTTTCAACCAGACCCGGGCCTTCGGCAGCGTCATCATTACCAACGTGGCGTGGATTGTGCCGCTGATCACCGTCCTGCTGCTGATGGCGATCCTCTGGCTGCTGTACCGCACCCGCTATGGAATGGCGATCCGCGCGGTAGCCTTTGACGTCAACACCGTGCGTCTGATGGGCATTGACGCCAACCGGATCATCTCCCTGGTCTTCGCCCTCGGCAGCAGCCTCGCGGCGCTCGGCGGCGTGTTCTACTCCATCAGCTACCCGACGATCGATCCCCTGATGGGCGTGCTTATCGGCCTGAAGGCCTTCGCCGCCGCCGTGCTGGGCGGGATCGGCAGCGTCACCGGCGCGGTGCTGGGCGGCTTTATCCTCGGTTTTACCGAGGTGGTCGCGGTGGCGATCTTCCCCGAACTGGGCGGCTATAAAGACGCTTTCGCCTTCCTGTTCTTGATTCTGGTCCTCTTGTTCCGCCCGGTCGGCATTATGGGCGACGAACGTCTGGAAAGGAGCCGTTTCTGATGCTCAACGCGACGACCACCGCCGGGGCGCAGCTGCGCAACCTGGCCATTATTGTCATCTGTATCGCGCTGCTGGCCGGAATCAACGTGGTTTTCAATGACTACATTGTTCGCGTCATCAGCACCATTTTTATCTTTATGATCCTCGCGGTCAGCTACAACCTGATCAACGGCGTGACCGGCCAGCTGTCGCTGGAGCC is part of the Klebsiella quasipneumoniae subsp. quasipneumoniae genome and encodes:
- a CDS encoding ABC transporter substrate-binding protein, whose translation is MATLVAALAGASSAQAAEIKIGVVLPLSGALSGYGQPSQKGLDIIQTITPTLKNGDTIKLIVIDDKSDKVEAANAMQRLVSSDKVDAVIGEVTSSNTLAMTKIADDSKTPLVSSTATNDRVTRNHPYVSRVCFSDSFQGVVGANLASRDLKAKTAAIVFDSSNDYSVGLAKAFRTQFLKNGGTIPIEVQAPGGSKDFKAQLASVKAKNVDMIYMPIYYTEGALIAVQSKQLGLNKPVVGGDGLAADQVFFDVGKDAVNGYMTTDYYSPNAKEQTPAGETFIKAWEAKYQQPTHTWGAMAADAYNVIVNAMNQCSDPHDRVCVNEKIRATKDFQGVTGTLTLQNGDAIRSAVINEVKDGKLAFRTVVNP
- the eat gene encoding ethanolamine permease, yielding MTEHTTTLKRTLGSFRLWGIAVGLVISGEYFGWSYGWSQAGTMGFMVVALAVAAMYCAFIFSFTELTTAIPHAGGPFAYAYRAFGPTGGFIAGFATLIEFVFAPPAIAMAIGAYLNVQFPALDPKWVACGAYVIFMTLNILGVGIAATFELIVTLLAIFELLVFMGVVAPGFSWSHFTANGWAGAESFSGLALPGMFAAIPFAIWFFLAIEGASMAAEEAKDPQRTIPRALGGGILTLTVLAIGVMVFAGGVGDWRALSNINDPLPQAMKTVVGNGSGWLHMLVWLGLFGLVASFHGIIMGYSRQIYSLARAGYLPAGLASLNRRTRTPHLAILAGGVVGIAAIFSDSLITISGMPLTACIVTMSVFGAIVMYITSMAALFKLRRSEPKLIRPFRAPLYPLAPAFALGMAVICLVAMVWYNLLLALIFAAMMLGGYLWFRKTAAARERAPVDPQLRTVS
- a CDS encoding branched-chain amino acid ABC transporter permease, whose amino-acid sequence is MDGAIFLQQVVNGMSLGGMYALIAIGYTMVYGVLRLINFAHADVMMVGAFSTLFLFSSVGLPFGVAVFLTLGLCGLFGMLIDRVAYRPLRQASKISMLITAIGVSFFLENLFNVLFGGSSRFFSAPDFFNQTRAFGSVIITNVAWIVPLITVLLLMAILWLLYRTRYGMAIRAVAFDVNTVRLMGIDANRIISLVFALGSSLAALGGVFYSISYPTIDPLMGVLIGLKAFAAAVLGGIGSVTGAVLGGFILGFTEVVAVAIFPELGGYKDAFAFLFLILVLLFRPVGIMGDERLERSRF
- the mmuM gene encoding homocysteine S-methyltransferase, with amino-acid sequence MSQTNPFTALLAAQPFVLLDGAMATELEARGCDLADSLWSAKVLLENPQLIRDVHLDYFRAGAQVAITASYQATPAGFAARGLDDAQSRALIGKSVELARKAREAYLAENPHAGTLLVAGSVGPYGAFLADGSEYRGDYQRSAAEFQAFHRPRVEALLDAGADLLACETLPSFAEIQALTALLQEYPRARAWYSFTLRDAEHLSDGTPLREVMAALADNPQVVAVGINCIALENTPAALAHLHSLTALPLVVYPNSGEHYDAVSKTWHHHGEACASLTDYLPQWLAAGARLIGGCCRTTPKDIAELNAKR
- the eutC gene encoding ethanolamine ammonia-lyase subunit EutC, which gives rise to MNRPDAWNPLREFTDARIALGRSGASLPTREVLNFGLAHARARDAIHQPFASQQLVAPLAALGLDTLTVHSAAPDRHTYLRRPDLGRQLADESRADLAASGVRPADLLLVIGDGLSSWAVERQAVPLIRALLPWLQTLGIGLAPVVLAHQSRVALGDDIGETLKARAVAILIGERPGLSSPDSLGVYLTWQPHRQRLESERNCISNIRPEGLSHDAAAFKLAWLLEQAFLRRLTGVRLKDESDNPALHGKIKPLTPLK
- the mmuP gene encoding S-methylmethionine permease; translated protein: MQSTTQQQGGQLKRTMKTRHLIMLSLGGVIGTGLFFNTGYIISTTGAAGTLLAYLIGALVVWLVMQCLGELSVAMPETGAFHVYAARYLGPATGYTVAWLYWLTWTVALGSSFTAAGFCMQYWFPQVPVWIWCVVFCGVIFGLNIISTRFFAEGEFWFSLVKVITIIAFIILGGAAIFGIIPMQDGSPAPGLRNITAEGWFPHGGLPILMTMVAVNFAFSGTELIGIAAGETENPHKVIPVAIRTTIARLIIFFIGTVFVLAALIPMQQAGVEKSPFVLVFEKVGIPYAADIFNFVILTAILSAANSGLYASGRMLWSLSNEKTLPACFAKVNKRGVPVTALSVSMLGGVLALFSSVVAPDTVFVALSAISGFAVVAVWLSICASHFMFRRRHLQQGKALSDLQYRAPWYPVVPILGFVLCLVACVGLAFDPSQRIALWCGIPFVALCYGAWYLTRSRKMTQEPQHVAD
- a CDS encoding ethanolamine ammonia-lyase subunit EutB, which codes for MYKTTLSGQVWRFDSLKTLMAKASPARSGDALAGVIAHSAEERMAAKMTLAEVPLTDILDNPLIPYEQDEVTRLILDTHDAQGFAALRHLTVGDFRDWLLDDATDTATLQRVARAITPEMAAAVSKLMRNQDLILAASKCQVVTRFRNTIGLPGHLSVRLQPNHPTDDLKGIAASMLDGLLYGAGDAVIGINPASDSLPVLAQLNVMLDDIIQRFAIPTQSCILTHVTNTLQLIERGAPVDLVFQSVAGTEAANSGFGINLAMLQEAREAALSLGRGTLGNNVMYFETGQGSCLSANAHHGVDQQTCEARAYAVARHFEPLLVNTVVGFIGPEYLYDGKQIIRAGLEDHFCGKLMGLPIGCDVCYTNHAEADQDDMDTLLTLLCAAGLTFLIGVPGADDIMLNYQSTSFHDALYARRLLGLKHAPEFADWLAKMQIIDPHGALRLTDARHPLLSVLPQGAPV